One window of Meiothermus sp. CFH 77666 genomic DNA carries:
- a CDS encoding PEGA domain-containing protein, with product MNRTLLLILALVTSVAMAQLRPQSIIVNPNPPTDLQVRVWVDKDPAKTSNPVYQFGEPIVISVSVTQPAYVYLFSVNSLGQISGILPNAFEQNNFLAAGEVRSFPSPGARYSFTVEPPAGQDRVLAVASRRPLDVSEIIDIQTGRARIQGIDNLARSLSIVVTPIPQLDWVSDEAYYIAQQVVPPPPPPPPALGTLVVDSMPSGADILINGLLRGRTPATFSLNPGNYTIELRRLGYQPYRTSINIPGAGTFRVFANLQPEAPTTGTLAISSNPSGAQVLIDGRVVGNTPLNLTLRPGRYTVVLRLRDYQDFRTSVVVQAGRVTNVFASLVAFTPPQPQPPIVVPVPPVPTGRITYVCEGGRLVVNWVSGNQVQVFYDNDFQTLGLVQTTPELVYSNNTYTWRFGGGVGSFVARGVTVRTGCRPQN from the coding sequence ATGAACCGAACTTTACTGCTGATATTGGCCCTTGTAACCAGCGTTGCGATGGCCCAGCTTCGTCCACAGTCTATTATCGTCAACCCCAACCCCCCCACCGACCTCCAGGTGCGGGTCTGGGTCGACAAAGATCCCGCCAAGACCAGCAACCCGGTGTACCAGTTCGGCGAGCCCATCGTCATCAGCGTATCGGTCACCCAGCCTGCTTACGTCTACTTGTTTAGCGTCAACTCCCTGGGTCAGATCAGCGGCATACTGCCCAACGCTTTCGAGCAAAACAACTTTTTGGCCGCGGGCGAAGTTCGCAGCTTCCCCAGCCCCGGCGCACGCTACAGCTTCACTGTAGAACCCCCGGCAGGTCAGGACAGGGTGCTAGCGGTTGCCAGCCGCCGGCCCCTTGATGTTTCTGAAATTATCGACATCCAGACCGGACGGGCCCGCATCCAGGGCATAGATAACCTGGCTCGCTCTTTGTCTATCGTGGTCACGCCCATTCCCCAACTGGATTGGGTAAGCGACGAAGCGTACTACATAGCGCAGCAAGTGGTGCCTCCTCCTCCACCCCCGCCTCCGGCCCTGGGTACGCTGGTGGTAGACTCCATGCCCAGTGGGGCCGACATCCTTATCAACGGCCTGTTGCGGGGCCGCACCCCGGCCACCTTTAGTCTGAACCCCGGCAACTATACCATTGAGCTGCGCCGCTTAGGCTACCAGCCTTACCGAACCAGTATCAACATCCCCGGTGCAGGCACCTTCCGGGTATTTGCCAACTTGCAACCCGAGGCCCCCACCACCGGCACCCTGGCCATCAGCTCCAATCCCAGCGGGGCCCAGGTCTTGATAGATGGCCGGGTGGTGGGCAATACCCCCCTCAACCTCACCCTGCGGCCTGGGCGCTACACCGTTGTGCTGCGGCTCAGGGATTACCAGGACTTCCGCACCTCGGTAGTGGTGCAGGCGGGTCGGGTGACCAACGTTTTTGCCAGTTTGGTAGCCTTCACGCCGCCCCAACCACAGCCGCCCATCGTAGTACCTGTACCACCGGTGCCTACCGGACGGATCACTTACGTATGTGAGGGAGGCCGACTGGTCGTTAACTGGGTTAGTGGCAATCAGGTGCAGGTTTTCTACGACAACGACTTCCAGACTTTAGGCCTGGTGCAAACCACACCCGAACTGGTTTATAGCAACAACACCTACACCTGGCGTTTTGGTGGTGGGGTGGGGTCTTTCGTTGCTCGAGGGGTGACGGTTCGTACCGGTTGCAGGCCACAAAACTGA